A region of Leclercia adecarboxylata DNA encodes the following proteins:
- the gcvH gene encoding glycine cleavage system protein GcvH yields the protein MSNVPAELKYSKEHEWLRKEADGTYTVGITEHAQELLGDMVFVDLPEVGATVTAGDDCAVAESVKAASDIYAPVGGEIVAVNDALSDSPELVNSEPYGEGWIFKIKASDEAEVAALLDATAYEALLEDE from the coding sequence ATGAGCAATGTGCCAGCAGAACTGAAATACAGCAAAGAACATGAGTGGCTGCGCAAAGAAGCCGACGGCACTTATACCGTTGGGATCACCGAACATGCTCAGGAGCTGTTAGGTGACATGGTCTTTGTGGATCTGCCGGAAGTGGGCGCGACCGTCACCGCAGGCGACGACTGCGCGGTAGCCGAGTCCGTAAAAGCGGCATCTGACATCTATGCTCCGGTCGGCGGCGAAATCGTGGCGGTTAACGACGCGCTGAGCGACTCACCGGAGCTGGTCAACAGCGAGCCTTACGGCGAAGGCTGGATCTTCAAAATCAAAGCCAGCGACGAAGCGGAAGTTGCCGCCCTGCTGGATGCAACAGCCTATGAAGCACTGTTAGAAGACGAATAA